A region of Moorena producens PAL-8-15-08-1 DNA encodes the following proteins:
- a CDS encoding glycosyltransferase family 2 protein, with product MAKRPRNRVQPNSTVEEMRITVIVPTYRRSKDLERCLEALEKQTRPADEVLVIVRDTDAETWAFLEAFNPEVLPMRPVKLIIPGQVAALNAGLDRAQGDIIAITDDDAAPRGNWLADIETHFLSDHRIGGVGGRDWVHLGNYLENGARERVGRVQWYGRVIGNHHLGVGLPREVDVLKGANMSYRRTAISGLRFDERLRGKGAQVHNDLAFSLALRKAGWKLIYDPGVAVDHYPAQRFDEDQRGIVFSDTALINAAHNETIVLLDYFPVLQRMIFIVWSTLVGTQIKPGFLQCLRSLPKEGLLAGQKWLASLRGRWQGWLSWKKCLG from the coding sequence TTGGCCAAAAGGCCACGCAATCGCGTTCAACCTAACTCAACAGTAGAAGAAATGAGAATCACTGTTATAGTCCCCACCTATCGCCGTTCAAAAGACCTAGAACGCTGTTTAGAGGCGCTGGAGAAGCAAACTCGACCAGCGGATGAGGTCTTGGTGATTGTACGGGATACTGATGCTGAAACTTGGGCATTTCTTGAAGCATTCAACCCTGAGGTTTTACCCATGCGTCCTGTGAAATTAATTATTCCCGGGCAAGTGGCTGCTCTCAACGCAGGTCTTGATAGAGCACAGGGAGATATTATTGCTATTACCGATGATGATGCTGCTCCCCGTGGCAATTGGTTAGCTGATATTGAAACTCACTTTCTGTCAGATCACCGGATCGGAGGTGTCGGTGGACGGGATTGGGTACATCTGGGTAACTACCTGGAAAATGGCGCTAGAGAACGAGTGGGTCGAGTGCAATGGTATGGACGGGTGATTGGTAATCATCACCTGGGGGTAGGTTTACCTCGGGAGGTGGATGTCCTGAAAGGAGCTAACATGAGCTATCGACGGACTGCTATATCGGGCTTGCGCTTTGATGAGCGTCTACGAGGGAAAGGAGCTCAAGTCCATAATGATCTGGCCTTTAGTCTAGCCCTAAGAAAAGCAGGTTGGAAGCTAATTTATGACCCAGGGGTAGCAGTAGACCACTATCCAGCACAGCGTTTTGATGAGGATCAGCGAGGCATAGTTTTTAGCGATACTGCCCTGATTAATGCGGCACATAATGAAACTATAGTTTTGTTAGATTACTTTCCTGTTCTACAACGGATGATATTTATAGTTTGGTCAACATTGGTGGGAACACAAATTAAACCCGGTTTCCTACAATGTTTACGGTCTTTGCCCAAAGAAGGACTTTTAGCAGGACAAAAGTGGCTTGCTTCTTTGCGTGGACGTTGGCAGGGTTGGTTGAGCTGGAAAAAGTGCTTAGGCTAG
- a CDS encoding glycosyltransferase family 2 protein gives MQDMKPVAICIPTYNQAQYLWESVGSACGQTYPNVEVWVSDDASTDETPEVMAQLCQQFSQVRYYRQPKNLGMAANNNWVLKQPNTEFIVRLDSDDALLPNYVETLLPLLENHPEAGYAHSAVQEIDERSNNRDVRRIARQHEFQSADDSLRAAVFGVKVAANIAMFRAEALPAVRFYEDSPDFTQDYNMWVRMADAGYGNVYANEILARYRVWTDAKNLRPKRKNIELQGCIRVFEDSILPGFKRRGWDTKVIENQRRKLALRHTAYCYRPLFNDVERAELIALLKELGDSPALRFRMFLSRLGFRAVFEWTISMELRLKGMVKGWLSTLQSYLRSQTAG, from the coding sequence ATGCAGGACATGAAACCAGTTGCTATTTGCATCCCTACCTATAATCAAGCCCAGTACTTATGGGAGTCAGTGGGTAGCGCCTGTGGTCAAACCTATCCCAATGTGGAAGTTTGGGTGTCAGACGACGCTAGCACTGATGAAACCCCTGAGGTGATGGCACAACTATGCCAGCAGTTTTCTCAAGTACGGTACTATCGGCAGCCTAAAAACCTAGGTATGGCGGCTAACAACAATTGGGTTTTGAAACAGCCAAACACTGAATTTATTGTTCGTTTGGATTCAGATGATGCCCTGTTACCCAACTATGTAGAAACGTTACTACCCCTGCTAGAGAACCATCCAGAGGCGGGTTATGCCCATAGTGCTGTGCAGGAAATTGATGAACGCAGTAACAATCGAGATGTGCGACGTATTGCAAGACAGCACGAGTTTCAGAGCGCAGACGACTCACTACGAGCCGCAGTTTTTGGCGTAAAAGTAGCTGCAAATATCGCTATGTTTCGGGCTGAAGCGTTGCCAGCAGTTAGGTTTTATGAAGATAGTCCCGATTTTACACAGGACTATAACATGTGGGTCAGAATGGCAGATGCGGGTTATGGCAACGTTTATGCCAATGAGATATTAGCGCGTTATCGCGTTTGGACTGATGCTAAAAATCTACGTCCTAAGCGTAAAAATATTGAATTACAAGGATGTATTCGGGTTTTTGAAGACAGTATATTGCCTGGTTTTAAGCGACGGGGTTGGGATACAAAGGTGATTGAAAACCAGCGTCGTAAACTGGCTTTAAGACACACAGCATACTGTTATCGTCCACTATTCAATGATGTAGAACGCGCCGAGCTGATTGCTCTATTGAAAGAGTTAGGAGATTCACCAGCTTTGCGATTTCGCATGTTCCTATCGAGATTGGGTTTTCGTGCTGTCTTTGAATGGACAATTTCTATGGAATTACGGTTGAAAGGTATGGTGAAAGGTTGGTTAAGTACTCTACAGAGTTATTTACGATCTCAAACAGCGGGATAG
- a CDS encoding class I SAM-dependent methyltransferase: MSKIPTELEPIVDEISTFTELPRDEVNHRVWQEALQLGWNVCQDAQNFGVTPHQYDAKMEDLYKNGYGFIFETMVFWARPGRKQLIEISLERIQQYASQKGKITGDLKILLLGDGTGNDSLYLAMNGCHVDYCDFPGSKTYDFVTKRFKHYGLLDNGINLIPTYEACLDNQYDVVISFDVLEHLTEPWIAIANIRSMLKTEGIALITDAYGDVTARHPTHLESNRKFKGQSPFMFLKKGMVLTWYASVFKPMEFTKVDKWSLRDYFILWQDKKVIVEYLSGKSGLLKQFVKNFLVNK, from the coding sequence ATGTCTAAAATTCCCACTGAGCTCGAACCTATTGTTGATGAAATTAGTACCTTTACCGAGCTGCCGAGAGACGAGGTAAACCATCGAGTCTGGCAGGAAGCGCTGCAACTAGGCTGGAATGTGTGTCAAGATGCCCAAAACTTTGGAGTTACCCCTCACCAGTATGATGCCAAGATGGAGGATCTTTATAAAAATGGGTATGGCTTCATATTTGAAACAATGGTTTTTTGGGCTAGACCTGGACGAAAGCAATTGATAGAAATAAGCCTAGAAAGGATTCAGCAGTATGCCTCACAGAAAGGGAAGATAACTGGTGATTTAAAAATTTTGTTACTGGGTGATGGTACAGGCAATGACTCTCTGTACTTAGCGATGAATGGTTGTCACGTTGATTACTGCGACTTCCCAGGCAGTAAAACCTATGATTTTGTCACCAAGCGATTTAAACATTATGGCTTGTTAGACAATGGCATCAACCTGATTCCCACCTATGAAGCCTGTTTGGATAATCAGTATGATGTTGTGATTTCTTTCGATGTTCTCGAACACCTTACTGAGCCATGGATCGCCATTGCTAATATACGCTCCATGTTAAAAACAGAAGGCATTGCACTGATCACCGATGCTTATGGTGATGTTACCGCTAGACACCCAACTCATTTAGAGTCAAATCGAAAATTTAAAGGTCAAAGTCCCTTCATGTTTTTGAAAAAGGGCATGGTGCTTACTTGGTATGCTTCAGTCTTTAAGCCTATGGAATTTACCAAGGTCGATAAGTGGTCTTTAAGGGATTATTTTATTCTCTGGCAAGATAAAAAGGTGATAGTAGAATATTTGTCTGGTAAATCAGGACTATTGAAACAATTTGTTAAAAATTTTTTGGTCAATAAATAA
- a CDS encoding glycosyltransferase family 4 protein — MKLCIVTHKVMKNDGQGRVNYEVAKEAIRRGHHVTLLASNVAPELQQSNQVNWIFIPVKRWPTALIRHLVFSWRSGNWLNQHRSQLDLVKVNGSITRGGSDVNAVHFVHSSWLRSPAHTSRLRRDLYGLYQRLVTTLNAHWEKKSFRQAKVVVAVSGKVKKELVDIGVPPESIQVIVNGVDLQEFYPGVADRKQLGLPEGVPLAFFAGDIRTPRKNLDTILHALVQVPELHLAVAGITEGSPYPQLAASLNVSERVHFLGYRRDLPEIMRAVDLFVFPSRYEACTLVLLEAMASGLPVITASTAGGAELVTPACGVVLSDPNDTQALAKELSLLATNAEKRKQMSQAAPMIAAQYSWEKMAQSYVDLFEELIK, encoded by the coding sequence ATGAAACTCTGTATCGTTACCCACAAAGTCATGAAAAATGATGGCCAAGGTCGAGTCAACTATGAAGTTGCCAAAGAAGCCATTCGTCGCGGTCATCACGTCACCTTATTAGCGAGTAATGTCGCCCCAGAACTCCAGCAGAGTAATCAGGTAAACTGGATTTTCATTCCAGTTAAAAGGTGGCCAACAGCACTAATTCGTCATCTAGTCTTTTCCTGGCGGAGTGGCAATTGGTTAAATCAACACCGTAGTCAGCTGGACTTAGTAAAGGTTAACGGATCCATTACCAGAGGTGGATCAGATGTGAATGCCGTACATTTTGTCCACAGTTCTTGGTTGCGATCGCCTGCCCATACTTCTCGGCTACGTCGGGATTTGTATGGTCTTTACCAGCGGCTAGTTACAACCTTGAATGCCCATTGGGAAAAAAAATCCTTCCGTCAGGCAAAAGTAGTAGTTGCAGTTTCCGGAAAGGTCAAGAAAGAATTAGTAGACATTGGTGTACCCCCTGAATCCATTCAGGTGATTGTCAATGGTGTTGACTTACAAGAATTTTATCCCGGTGTCGCTGACCGCAAACAATTGGGTCTTCCTGAGGGAGTGCCTTTAGCATTTTTTGCTGGAGACATCCGAACACCTCGGAAGAACTTGGATACAATTCTGCACGCCTTAGTCCAAGTGCCTGAGTTACACCTAGCTGTTGCTGGCATCACAGAAGGTAGTCCTTATCCTCAGCTAGCCGCAAGCCTAAATGTGAGTGAACGGGTACATTTTCTGGGGTACCGACGTGACCTCCCTGAGATCATGCGAGCCGTAGATTTATTTGTCTTTCCATCCCGCTATGAAGCCTGCACACTAGTGCTCCTAGAAGCAATGGCTTCTGGCTTGCCAGTCATTACCGCCAGCACAGCCGGGGGGGCTGAATTAGTTACCCCAGCCTGCGGAGTGGTCTTGTCTGACCCCAACGATACCCAGGCTTTGGCAAAGGAGCTAAGCCTTCTGGCTACTAATGCTGAAAAAAGGAAACAGATGAGCCAAGCTGCACCAATGATAGCCGCACAATACAGTTGGGAAAAGATGGCACAAAGCTATGTGGATTTATTTGAAGAACTGATCAAGTAG